The genomic stretch aaaagtggTTTAAGAAAATCAACTCACTAAGTGGATTTGATTCTCTGTCAAACACTGTCACACTGTCAGTTGGCCACTGCGGTGGGGTATCTGTATGAAATGAGGTTATTTACTAGGACATACATAAAAGAAATGAGCtcaactattttaaaaaaaacgaCACTTAACTCATGAcataaaatcttatatataataaattctataaCCTGTTAGGtgagtaaaacaaaaataagttaaaaatctGAATCAAATGTATCATAAACAAGCAATAAAGAATTAAGTTAtgattccaaaaaaaaaaaacaacaaatctaaaatttacattactaatttaaataaaagttacataacaataaaagaaaattatatcaaaacacTGTGATTAACAACAcaacataaaacaataaaaaaagaacaagatGAGAAActaatacaagaaaaaaaaaacccaccacaaaatacaatcaaacaaagcataaaaacaaatatttaggATAAAAGCCACCACAATCTTCAGCTAAAGAGTGGCTGGGCTTCTCCTCTTTGGAGCTGGCCGTCACCAGAGTTGGGCTTCTACATTTGGTCCTGATTTTTCTAATTGTGCTCGGCAAGCTAAGCTACTTTGGaatttgaaattgaagaagacGGTAATGTATTGGCTAGTTTTTGTACtttttatagatttattttagttgttctTTCTATCGGTTTTTCTTTGTTTGGATTGTTCCTTTGCCCTTCAAATCGTTAAACTTCACTAATTTTCTTCAGTTTATGTGGGTTAATTTTCGACAATTGATCACAATAAATTGCTAATTTGAACAACTGTTTTGCATACACCATTGTAATTTACTTCAAAACTaccacaataaaaatataatcccATAAAATATCAAACTGGGAACCAAGCTTCTCTGGAAGTGCTACTCACTACAACGGCCATAAATTCTTCTCAGACACTACATTTGTAGATAAATTATCACTCTCATAATCGATACTTGATTGAAGAAAAGATTTCTAACTGGGAACCAAGCTTCTCTGGAAGTGCTACTCACTATCACAACCCACTTTTAGATTCTACTTAAGTAATCAAGTCAGCTTTCAGAAACCCATCCCATTGAGACATTTTAACAAACAGTCATTGCGGCGCTTTTAACTTCTAACATAAAAGGGAATAAATTCAGAAGTTTTCTTCCCAATTCTAAGTCATAAATttactcattataaatatattacgAATTGAAAAcgaaataaagaaaacaactcaTACCTAAACGCCTTGGAAACTGATAGAGAGAACCAAGTGAGAAACTGATGGTGCAAGGTGCCCGGTTTCAATGGCGACGGCTTGCGACGTCTGCCGTGGTTTCAACGGTGGCTTGAGATGAATATTAACTGGCGTGTTTATCTactaaactgaaatttttaataaagttatcAATCTTTTTTAGGTCTAATTTCCCACCCCAAAGGTATCTCTTAACTATTATGATATCAGAATCCTCCTGTACACCATACACAATAGGttatagggctggattcgagccgagccgagccgagctcggctcgcagccagcttgggctcggctcgtttttttatggccggctcgagttcggctcgagctcaactcgagCTGACCTCGGCTCGTTTATGGCTCAgctcgactcatttttcatatcaaaacggtatcgttttgtatatatataaatcaaaacgatgccgttttgtataaaaaatttaaaaaaaaaatcaaccgaGCCAATTCGAGCcagttcgagctcggctcgttttgggcttgaaccgagccgagccgagctcgagctcgagctggctcggctcgaatccagccctaaataGGTATAATAcggtataaaataaataaaagataatatagataaaaaaaatataatttaaagtgtaccaaattaatataatataatatatataatataatatgatacatatcatatgaaataatatatattattgatatgaattaatatgtttcttaagaggaaaatataatataatagaagtatatataagaaattttaattttttaagaatatttctaatatttattaaatgttatcgtgtcaattaaaatttttttattattttattttttaaaaaatatgttttattatacaatatgaagaatttaaattttcaataaatgacACGATTTGAGTACTATACTtatcatttaactttaaaaagtcaattttattaataatgttagGTGTGAATTACCAACTCATGAAGAAATTTATATGGGGCTTGGGGATTTTATAAATAaccctattttatttttaaaagagaatAGATAAATCTTACTCTACATTCTCTAAGTCTAATCTTGAGGTGTTTGGTCAACAAGATAATAAGATGTACTTAATGGAGAAATTTGTTAAAGTTCAAAGCACATCTAGAGGCATAACAAACAAACTTATGGAGCTTGTGAGATTTGCGGGATTGCTTTAAAGCCCTTGCAAACAAatcaaagaatgaaaattttcattgacctaatgaaacaataaaaaaagccGAAGAGTATGAGGTAGCAAAAGTAAAAGGCAAtgatatagttttattacagAGACAATGAATTTCTTGAAATCATTTTAAACTTTGCAGTACTActtcaattttataaataaaccgAAGAGGTTGAGGTAAAGAAGGAAGAACAACTTGAGGATGACGAAGAAGTTGAAGAGATGAGAGAAACATCATAAGGTCAAGAAAATCTTTATTTCCTTCAAAAGAAATTTGACATAAAAAACACTAATGTGGAGGATGATTTTTATGTTAATCAaggaaaatttattataatggttaaAGACAATTATAAAAAGGTTGTCAATCAACATAAGAAGATTATTATGGATTGGATATATCAttggaaacaaaattttcatcttcaaatgAAGGCAAGATTCAAGCCTTGGTTcgatattttgatatatttggaGGGTACCTTGTATGATGATAACTAGaaagataagaattttttttttttttagtgggGGATAATGATGGGGAACAAGGTCCCTTCAACTCGTTGGGAGAAACAAAGCTAAGGTGcgaagagaaaaaatatcaaagaaaaattcaaggtaaaagagagaaattggattaaaaaaacaaatgaaaagaagaaaaaaactatgACAAAAAGGTGTTAGtgtagaaaatattaataacattaaaGACTCGTGACAAAAGGAAAATGACATGATAATAGTGGGTGACATGACAAATGACATGACAAAAGTTATAATACATGCTTAGTAATGTGTCTAGGTGACAAGACTTGATAATGTAACCTGATTATGTGGAAATTTGTGTGGAGAAAGTAAGAGAATTTATTTGGAGTCATGTTTCTTAGTTGATAAGGATTACATTTAACTATAGTTTCCTAGTTGATTCTAGTTTTCTATTGCTAtgaagttttaattaataatctttGTGTTTAGAAAATTGTATTGCCTCATATTGCCTCTCCTCTTGGACGAAATCCAAACAAAAGAGCTTTTTGTGTGAAAGATAAGCATCATCCTAGACGACGATGATGAGACCAAGGCATCGCCATCGTCCAGACGATAGACTCCTTCATCTAGATCAAAAGATAAATGATGTATTGATTTTTCGATCTATATATTGTTCGGGGGCTTTGGATGGAGAGGCATTGTCAGGAGGAAGAAAGACCGATCGTCGTTCATCGAAGATAGTGGCTAGAGTAGGGagaaagaaaaccctaagttttgggggggggggggaatgctatttttcaaagtttgaaaactataGATAAGGgtgaagttttaatttttaaaactcggggagaaaatataattaattttatgttttttaaattttttgttaaatgataattttacctttaactttaattaagtttttcaacaaaattttgctGATAagtaagtgtttaagttttcGAAAATTAAAGGAGATCACTTTGAGTTTTCATTATACttttggtgggaataaatcttttgacctaaaattaattatacaaatatgaaaaccttaACCTAAAAACCAACTAAATCTTTTTCTAATAGCATAATATCaacattaaaaaagaataaaacatgataataaacAGTGATTTTGTGAGTAAACAGTAATTTCGTGATGAATAATGCCTAATGAGCACAGTTATTTCGTGAGTGAACAGTGCTCATGAAGTGGATTTTTTGGCTTTGTATagataatattgaatatttttactttggttttatgaatttaagacatttaatttgatttctCATACTAAAATAATAACGGAAATGTTCATGTAACaacaattagataaatatttattaactcatCATATCATAAATTCTAATGATTAATCCACGGTTCACcaataagagaaattttattttttaattaaatatatttattttaaaagtacaTCTCTAGGAAAATATTTACCAAAGTTAAGAAGTACAATTTTTGTAAGAAATGTATTGAAACATTGTCTCCTTGTTCCACCGTCTGTGCTtcgattaagtaattttgatgGAAGATAATTCCAAACTTGGAAATGGGAAGCACAAATTACTTAATTAGCTGATGTAGTAAAGTGGATCCGGCAGCTTGAACGTCCGGTTGCCGGAGAGGCCGCCCAGGAGATCGCTCCATTGATCACCAATGTTTCCGATGACCCTATATCCATTTTTCTCAAGCTTTCTTCTTTCAGTCGATTTGTACACCACTGCTGTTTTTCCTGAATAAGATGATCCCCTGCACCCAACAAATAAAATGACGAGGGCtgcaattataatttaaaactgtAGATTTTGATGATGAATGAGTGGTTACTTAAGGATGAGCTTCTCCCAAGAGCTATATCCAGCATTTTTCAAATTGGTTGTTGTGACTGTTGCTTGGTCTTCTGGCCTTCCAGTGAGAAAGACAACCCTAATCCCAAGTGATAATAGCTCCTTGTACAGCTTCAAACTCTCTGGTAATGCTGGTGCTTCCCCTTTGTTCACCCATTCATTCCACAACGTTGCATTAAATGGCTCCACCCTGAGAAACAAAGGcaataaaaaattctcaaatgatGCTACAGTGCACAACTCAACGGTATTAATTAGTACCCGAATCCATGCTTAGCATAATAAGGCAAATTAGAGAGTGATGTTTCATCTATGTCAAAGACCCAGATGTCCTTGCCGTCGCCGCCGAGTTTCAGGCTTTTGGCGTAGAGAAAAGCTTCATTAGTGATGGTGGCCGAATCTTTCCGGTACTGGTCACCTAATATGTAATGCCCCACGTAGCTTTCACACTCTTTTGGAACTGTTTTCCACCCTACAATGTTGTTGGTTTCCACGGCAAGGCGCCAGCTCAGGCACGAGAGGCCCGGAACATCATCTTTTCTGGCGCCGGATCGTGGCCTGAGAAGGTGAATCTGATGAGCGACATGATCACCCTGGGATGTTGCTACAAGTGCAGCTAGGAAAAATACTAATTGCAACATTGGATATTTTGTTGTTGtagagatgaaaaatatttgagatCAGTTGATACTTCAACCTGTTGCCAATTTGCTTCCTATTTATGGCCTCTTTCTTGTGTAATGATCCCTCCACCCAACAAAATTACATAgctcaaaatattttaaaaaaaattatataaatttatttgtataaacttATGTGACAAataatgtgattatttatttttttattttaaaatcatttaatcgaatactatcatttaaatttaaatttatataatttatttatacatataatattttttagcaATATATATTAACTACGTACTCCAAAGATTAAGATACAAATCTTAATTGGGTGGGGTTTCACATTTTCTTtccatatttataaaatttatgttatgctATTAAATTACTTAGGTGGATTAATAAGCAAAGTGGGAATTATCCCTTGACATTTTCTTCgtcatttttcttgttttcaattcataaatgacaattttaagaATGAATTTCAAGAGGGAACTGTTAGAATGAAATAGGGATAAGATTCTTCTGacattttcttgttttcatttttgcaaATGGCTATAATACCCCTGCGAGATCAGTTACTTTGTGTTGTGGATATGACAATGCTTTCGAATTACTCTTTGAAGATTAAGAGGTATGATTTtcaaaaacttcatttttaataattaaatttgaatgattATTCGAGCGATTGACATTGATGAACtgttaaataacatatattttctcattcaaCGTGGTTCTAATTTGATTCGAttataattaatctaatttgacttaaatttaatttaatttaatatattttatgagattaagatatatttttaaaatggtattataatattataaattgtgtaataatttattaattatatttatttaattgactatttataattcttctaaatattaattattttgatacaaTGATGAATATTAATTGTTCTGATACGATGAAGAATTATAAGCCCTCTCAATCCTTTTTGTTAAGATCATTTCCAGGATCAAGCTGACAAAGCAAAAACAATAGTGTTTCATCGAGGATTCCCCATTAATGCGAAACGAAGGCCAGGCCAGAAAAATCTaggttctttttcttttcttgtgtgTTCTAATGATGCATATTGACCCTTACTTTTAAAGTGGTTGTTGACTATTGGTCCTTCAAGATGCCAAATCCAAGTAAGCTAAACTTTTTTTAAGCCTGGCCGACACTTTCAATCAAGGTCaaaagactaattcccacccaaggtttagtga from Mangifera indica cultivar Alphonso chromosome 6, CATAS_Mindica_2.1, whole genome shotgun sequence encodes the following:
- the LOC123219545 gene encoding stem 28 kDa glycoprotein-like, with translation MLQLVFFLAALVATSQGDHVAHQIHLLRPRSGARKDDVPGLSCLSWRLAVETNNIVGWKTVPKECESYVGHYILGDQYRKDSATITNEAFLYAKSLKLGGDGKDIWVFDIDETSLSNLPYYAKHGFGVEPFNATLWNEWVNKGEAPALPESLKLYKELLSLGIRVVFLTGRPEDQATVTTTNLKNAGYSSWEKLILKGSSYSGKTAVVYKSTERRKLEKNGYRVIGNIGDQWSDLLGGLSGNRTFKLPDPLYYIS